The following coding sequences are from one Rissa tridactyla isolate bRisTri1 chromosome 14, bRisTri1.patW.cur.20221130, whole genome shotgun sequence window:
- the ODF2 gene encoding outer dense fiber protein 2 isoform X2: MKNRSSSPPLHVHVDENTPVHVHIKKGQKTTPAKCQQKHKQKIKGDTVNMCRSVRVKTKAPWVPPGKTSVRESTCKWEGPTHRLEITPPDSEKMLSVLRLSDLSTDEEDAVHCKMNEYEKKIDSLMNVVGTLKNEAKLQKKEEQQQMTKRLLEEQKEELNEVTQELVETEHENTLLRRNIERIKEEKDLTVLQKKYLQHEKECLMSKLSEAERDGAAAARQIHALKNTIGRLNIEKHMSSSDINTLTRQKELLLQKLSTFEETNRTLRELLREQHNREKDAQKILERQGALLKRLADSEAEKIQLQMRLQEKEEEVDGLTIQIEAEKDQAKAACELSKSMEAVKGHLQAQLRNKEAENNRLTIQIRNLERNEAQHKAEMEHAMEQMKELRQKADRDKEALKKAIRAQKERAERSEAYAEQLTAQLAEKESYVADAVSTLESWRSRYNKVVKDKSDLELEIVTLNSRVADLLEQQTTLEDKMREDREALVDRLHQQTTETTSFKMENERLKASVVPMEEKLNQAQMEVQQLKSSVRNYEGLIESYKSQVLKTRMEADEVAGQLEKYDKENKTLKDEMNKEIELARKQFQSQLAELEKLPEILKITETQLAECQDQLQSYEKKNVDLSVMIADLRQRIELQGEKMEMTRERYQSAQEEKKQLTLKVEELERKLETTSAQNIEFLQVIAKREESIHQCQLRLEEKTRECSSLARQLEMAIEDAKRQVEQTRERAASRERVAQSKVLDLETQLSRNKTELNQLRRSKDDAECRYESRLQDLKDRLEQSESTNRSMQNYVQFLKSSYANVFGESALLGSPSRSRSSP; the protein is encoded by the exons ATGAAGAACCGTTCCTCATCTCCCCCTTTGCACGTCCATGTGGATGAAAACACCCCTGTCCATGTCCATATTAAAAAGGGTCAGAAAACCACACCTGCAAAATGCCAG caaaagcacaaacagaaaattaaagggGATACTGTGAACATGTGCCGATCTGTCCGTGTGAAAACTAAGGCCCCCTGGGTGCCCCCAGGCAAAACGTCTGTCCGGGAGTCCACCTGCAAATGGGAG GGACCGACTCACCGCCTAGAAATTACACCTCCAGATTCAGAAAAAATGCTGTCAGTATTGCGCCTGAGTGACCTCTCTACAGATGAGGAGGATGCTGTTCACTGCAAAATGAACGAATATGAAAAGAAGATCGATAGCCTGATGAATGTGGTGGGAACACTGAAGAATGAG GCCAAGCTGCAGAAAAAGGAGGAACAGCAGCAAATGACAAAGCGTCTCCTTGAGGAGCAGAAAGAAGAGCTGAATGAGGTCACGCAAGAGCTGGTAGAAACAGAACATGAGAATACACTGCTCAGGCGCAATATTGAGCgcataaaggaagagaaagatctgACTGT GCTACAGAAAAAGTACTTGCAGCATGAGAAAGAGTGTTTGATGTCCAAGCTGAGTGAGGCAGAAagggatggagcagcagcagccaggcagatCCATGCCTTGAAAAATACAATTGGGAGACTCAACATT GAGAAACACATGAGCAGTTCAGACATTAACACACTGACAAGACAAAAAGAGCTGCTTCTCCAGAAATTGAGCACCTTTGAAGAAACCAACCGAACACTACGAGAACTTCTCAGAGAGCAGCACAACCGGGAG AAGGATGCTCAGAAGATATTGGAGCGGCAAGGAGCACTGCTGAAAAGGCTGGCTGActcagaagcagagaaaata caaCTTCAGATGAGGCttcaggagaaagaagaagaagtgGACGGTCTTACCATTCAGATAGAGGCAGAAAAG GACCAGGCAAAGGCAGCATGCGAACTCTCTAAATCTATGGAAGCTGTGAAAggccatttacaagcgcagttgcGAAACAAAGAGGCTGAGAACAACCGGCTGACTATACAGATACGG aaTCTGGAGCGCAATGAAGCTCAGCATAAGGCAGAGATGGAACATGCCATGGAACAGATGAAAGAACTAAGGCAGAAGGCAGATCGTGATAAAGAAGCCCTGAAGAAAGCCATCCGTGCACAGAAAGAGCGGGCAGAGCGAAGTGAAGCGTATGCAGAGCAACTGACTGCCCAGCTAGCAGAAAAG GAAAGTTACGTTGCTGATGCGGTGTCTACACTGGAGTCCTGGAGGAGTCGCTACAACAAAGTAGTAAAGGACAAGAGTGACCTTGAACTGGAAATTGTTACGTTGAAcag CCGTGTTGCAGACTTGCTGGAACAGCAGACAACCCTGGAGGACAAGATGCGGGAGGACAGAGAAGCTTTGGTGGATAGATTGCATCAACAGACTACAGAGACCACTTCTTTCAAAATGGAGAATGAAAGGCTAAAG gctaGTGTGGTCCCAATGGAGGAAAAGCTGAACCAAGCACAGATGGAAGTGCAGCAGCTCAAGAGCTCTGTCAGGAACTATGAAGGGTTGATTGAAAGCTACAAGTCACAG GTGTTGAAGACCCGAATGGAAGCAGATGAAGTGGCAGGACAACTGGAGAAGTATGATAAAGAGAACAAGACACTAAAAGATGAAATGAACAAGGAGATTGAACTG GCACGTAAGCAGTTCCAGAGCCAGCTTGCtgaactggaaaagctgcccGAGATCCTAAAGATCACAGAAACACAACTAGCAGAATGTCAGGACCAGCTTCAGAGTTATGAGAAGAAGAACGTGGACCTGTCTGTCATGATCGCAGATCTTCGTCAGCGG ATTGAGCTCCAGGGGGAGAAAATGGAGATGACAAGAGAGAGGTATCAGTCTGCCcaggaggagaaaaagcagctcACCTTGAAGGTGGAGGAGCTGGAAAG AAAACTAGAGACAACGAGCGCCCAGAACATAGAATTCCTTCAGGTTATAGCAAAACGTGAGGAGTCGATCCACCAGTGTCAGCTGCGGTTAGAGGAGAAGACCCGTGAATGTAGCTCCTTGGCACGTCAGCTGGAGATGGCCATTGAGGATGCCAAAAGACAA GTGGAACAAACTCGAGAACGAGCAGCGTCTAGAGAGAGAGTAGCCCAGTCCAAGGTGTTGGATTTGGAGACCCAGCTGAGTAGGAATAAAACGGAGCTGAACCAATTGCGCCGGAGCAAAGACGAT GCAGAGTGCCGGTATGAAAGCCGCCTACAGGATTTAAAGGATCGGTTGGAGCAGTCGGAGAGCACCAACCGCAGCATGCAAAACTACGTCCAGTTCCTCAAGTCTTCCTATGCCAACGTTTTTGGAGAAAGTGCCTTGCTGGGCTCTCCCAGCCGCTCTCGTTCTTCTCCATGA
- the ODF2 gene encoding outer dense fiber protein 2 isoform X1: protein MGEPRAAAARRPRKCGGASCPWCGLPQPPSSRPRGLHGSVGASCRFPAAAEDLLRRQRPRTLRGPSWCPSSISNEVTSVSAQSTLSRRAKNFRITQKHKQKIKGDTVNMCRSVRVKTKAPWVPPGKTSVRESTCKWEGPTHRLEITPPDSEKMLSVLRLSDLSTDEEDAVHCKMNEYEKKIDSLMNVVGTLKNEAKLQKKEEQQQMTKRLLEEQKEELNEVTQELVETEHENTLLRRNIERIKEEKDLTVLQKKYLQHEKECLMSKLSEAERDGAAAARQIHALKNTIGRLNIEKHMSSSDINTLTRQKELLLQKLSTFEETNRTLRELLREQHNREKDAQKILERQGALLKRLADSEAEKIQLQMRLQEKEEEVDGLTIQIEAEKDQAKAACELSKSMEAVKGHLQAQLRNKEAENNRLTIQIRNLERNEAQHKAEMEHAMEQMKELRQKADRDKEALKKAIRAQKERAERSEAYAEQLTAQLAEKESYVADAVSTLESWRSRYNKVVKDKSDLELEIVTLNSRVADLLEQQTTLEDKMREDREALVDRLHQQTTETTSFKMENERLKASVVPMEEKLNQAQMEVQQLKSSVRNYEGLIESYKSQVLKTRMEADEVAGQLEKYDKENKTLKDEMNKEIELARKQFQSQLAELEKLPEILKITETQLAECQDQLQSYEKKNVDLSVMIADLRQRIELQGEKMEMTRERYQSAQEEKKQLTLKVEELERKLETTSAQNIEFLQVIAKREESIHQCQLRLEEKTRECSSLARQLEMAIEDAKRQVEQTRERAASRERVAQSKVLDLETQLSRNKTELNQLRRSKDDAECRYESRLQDLKDRLEQSESTNRSMQNYVQFLKSSYANVFGESALLGSPSRSRSSP from the exons ATGGGGgagccgcgggcggcggcggcgcggcggccccgGAAGTGCGGCGGCGCCTCCTGTCCCTGGTGcggcctcccgcagcccccctcGTCCCGGCCGCGGGGTCTCCATGGCAGCGTCGGCGCCTCCTGccgcttccccgccgccgccgaagACCTCCTGAGGCGGCAGCGGCCGCGGACCCTGCGCGGTCCTTCATG GTGTCCCTCATCCATCAGCAATGAAGTGACTTCAGTCTCTGCACAGAGCACGCTGTCAAGAAGAGCTAAAAACTTTAGAATAACT caaaagcacaaacagaaaattaaagggGATACTGTGAACATGTGCCGATCTGTCCGTGTGAAAACTAAGGCCCCCTGGGTGCCCCCAGGCAAAACGTCTGTCCGGGAGTCCACCTGCAAATGGGAG GGACCGACTCACCGCCTAGAAATTACACCTCCAGATTCAGAAAAAATGCTGTCAGTATTGCGCCTGAGTGACCTCTCTACAGATGAGGAGGATGCTGTTCACTGCAAAATGAACGAATATGAAAAGAAGATCGATAGCCTGATGAATGTGGTGGGAACACTGAAGAATGAG GCCAAGCTGCAGAAAAAGGAGGAACAGCAGCAAATGACAAAGCGTCTCCTTGAGGAGCAGAAAGAAGAGCTGAATGAGGTCACGCAAGAGCTGGTAGAAACAGAACATGAGAATACACTGCTCAGGCGCAATATTGAGCgcataaaggaagagaaagatctgACTGT GCTACAGAAAAAGTACTTGCAGCATGAGAAAGAGTGTTTGATGTCCAAGCTGAGTGAGGCAGAAagggatggagcagcagcagccaggcagatCCATGCCTTGAAAAATACAATTGGGAGACTCAACATT GAGAAACACATGAGCAGTTCAGACATTAACACACTGACAAGACAAAAAGAGCTGCTTCTCCAGAAATTGAGCACCTTTGAAGAAACCAACCGAACACTACGAGAACTTCTCAGAGAGCAGCACAACCGGGAG AAGGATGCTCAGAAGATATTGGAGCGGCAAGGAGCACTGCTGAAAAGGCTGGCTGActcagaagcagagaaaata caaCTTCAGATGAGGCttcaggagaaagaagaagaagtgGACGGTCTTACCATTCAGATAGAGGCAGAAAAG GACCAGGCAAAGGCAGCATGCGAACTCTCTAAATCTATGGAAGCTGTGAAAggccatttacaagcgcagttgcGAAACAAAGAGGCTGAGAACAACCGGCTGACTATACAGATACGG aaTCTGGAGCGCAATGAAGCTCAGCATAAGGCAGAGATGGAACATGCCATGGAACAGATGAAAGAACTAAGGCAGAAGGCAGATCGTGATAAAGAAGCCCTGAAGAAAGCCATCCGTGCACAGAAAGAGCGGGCAGAGCGAAGTGAAGCGTATGCAGAGCAACTGACTGCCCAGCTAGCAGAAAAG GAAAGTTACGTTGCTGATGCGGTGTCTACACTGGAGTCCTGGAGGAGTCGCTACAACAAAGTAGTAAAGGACAAGAGTGACCTTGAACTGGAAATTGTTACGTTGAAcag CCGTGTTGCAGACTTGCTGGAACAGCAGACAACCCTGGAGGACAAGATGCGGGAGGACAGAGAAGCTTTGGTGGATAGATTGCATCAACAGACTACAGAGACCACTTCTTTCAAAATGGAGAATGAAAGGCTAAAG gctaGTGTGGTCCCAATGGAGGAAAAGCTGAACCAAGCACAGATGGAAGTGCAGCAGCTCAAGAGCTCTGTCAGGAACTATGAAGGGTTGATTGAAAGCTACAAGTCACAG GTGTTGAAGACCCGAATGGAAGCAGATGAAGTGGCAGGACAACTGGAGAAGTATGATAAAGAGAACAAGACACTAAAAGATGAAATGAACAAGGAGATTGAACTG GCACGTAAGCAGTTCCAGAGCCAGCTTGCtgaactggaaaagctgcccGAGATCCTAAAGATCACAGAAACACAACTAGCAGAATGTCAGGACCAGCTTCAGAGTTATGAGAAGAAGAACGTGGACCTGTCTGTCATGATCGCAGATCTTCGTCAGCGG ATTGAGCTCCAGGGGGAGAAAATGGAGATGACAAGAGAGAGGTATCAGTCTGCCcaggaggagaaaaagcagctcACCTTGAAGGTGGAGGAGCTGGAAAG AAAACTAGAGACAACGAGCGCCCAGAACATAGAATTCCTTCAGGTTATAGCAAAACGTGAGGAGTCGATCCACCAGTGTCAGCTGCGGTTAGAGGAGAAGACCCGTGAATGTAGCTCCTTGGCACGTCAGCTGGAGATGGCCATTGAGGATGCCAAAAGACAA GTGGAACAAACTCGAGAACGAGCAGCGTCTAGAGAGAGAGTAGCCCAGTCCAAGGTGTTGGATTTGGAGACCCAGCTGAGTAGGAATAAAACGGAGCTGAACCAATTGCGCCGGAGCAAAGACGAT GCAGAGTGCCGGTATGAAAGCCGCCTACAGGATTTAAAGGATCGGTTGGAGCAGTCGGAGAGCACCAACCGCAGCATGCAAAACTACGTCCAGTTCCTCAAGTCTTCCTATGCCAACGTTTTTGGAGAAAGTGCCTTGCTGGGCTCTCCCAGCCGCTCTCGTTCTTCTCCATGA
- the ODF2 gene encoding outer dense fiber protein 2 isoform X3: MGEPRAAAARRPRKCGGASCPWCGLPQPPSSRPRGLHGSVGASCRFPAAAEDLLRRQRPRTLRGPSWCPSSISNEVTSVSAQSTLSRRAKNFRITQKHKQKIKGDTVNMCRSVRVKTKAPWVPPGKTSVRESTCKWEGPTHRLEITPPDSEKMLSVLRLSDLSTDEEDAVHCKMNEYEKKIDSLMNVVGTLKNEAKLQKKEEQQQMTKRLLEEQKEELNEVTQELVETEHENTLLRRNIERIKEEKDLTVLQKKYLQHEKECLMSKLSEAERDGAAAARQIHALKNTIGRLNIEKHMSSSDINTLTRQKELLLQKLSTFEETNRTLRELLREQHNREKDAQKILERQGALLKRLADSEAEKIQLQMRLQEKEEEVDGLTIQIEAEKDQAKAACELSKSMEAVKGHLQAQLRNKEAENNRLTIQIRNLERNEAQHKAEMEHAMEQMKELRQKADRDKEALKKAIRAQKERAERSEAYAEQLTAQLAEKESYVADAVSTLESWRSRYNKVVKDKSDLELEIVTLNSRVADLLEQQTTLEDKMREDREALVDRLHQQTTETTSFKMENERLKASVVPMEEKLNQAQMEVQQLKSSVRNYEGLIESYKSQVLKTRMEADEVAGQLEKYDKENKTLKDEMNKEIELARKQFQSQLAELEKLPEILKITETQLAECQDQLQSYEKKNVDLSVMIADLRQRGIETASVLFPVSHVPPGFCAFADL, translated from the exons ATGGGGgagccgcgggcggcggcggcgcggcggccccgGAAGTGCGGCGGCGCCTCCTGTCCCTGGTGcggcctcccgcagcccccctcGTCCCGGCCGCGGGGTCTCCATGGCAGCGTCGGCGCCTCCTGccgcttccccgccgccgccgaagACCTCCTGAGGCGGCAGCGGCCGCGGACCCTGCGCGGTCCTTCATG GTGTCCCTCATCCATCAGCAATGAAGTGACTTCAGTCTCTGCACAGAGCACGCTGTCAAGAAGAGCTAAAAACTTTAGAATAACT caaaagcacaaacagaaaattaaagggGATACTGTGAACATGTGCCGATCTGTCCGTGTGAAAACTAAGGCCCCCTGGGTGCCCCCAGGCAAAACGTCTGTCCGGGAGTCCACCTGCAAATGGGAG GGACCGACTCACCGCCTAGAAATTACACCTCCAGATTCAGAAAAAATGCTGTCAGTATTGCGCCTGAGTGACCTCTCTACAGATGAGGAGGATGCTGTTCACTGCAAAATGAACGAATATGAAAAGAAGATCGATAGCCTGATGAATGTGGTGGGAACACTGAAGAATGAG GCCAAGCTGCAGAAAAAGGAGGAACAGCAGCAAATGACAAAGCGTCTCCTTGAGGAGCAGAAAGAAGAGCTGAATGAGGTCACGCAAGAGCTGGTAGAAACAGAACATGAGAATACACTGCTCAGGCGCAATATTGAGCgcataaaggaagagaaagatctgACTGT GCTACAGAAAAAGTACTTGCAGCATGAGAAAGAGTGTTTGATGTCCAAGCTGAGTGAGGCAGAAagggatggagcagcagcagccaggcagatCCATGCCTTGAAAAATACAATTGGGAGACTCAACATT GAGAAACACATGAGCAGTTCAGACATTAACACACTGACAAGACAAAAAGAGCTGCTTCTCCAGAAATTGAGCACCTTTGAAGAAACCAACCGAACACTACGAGAACTTCTCAGAGAGCAGCACAACCGGGAG AAGGATGCTCAGAAGATATTGGAGCGGCAAGGAGCACTGCTGAAAAGGCTGGCTGActcagaagcagagaaaata caaCTTCAGATGAGGCttcaggagaaagaagaagaagtgGACGGTCTTACCATTCAGATAGAGGCAGAAAAG GACCAGGCAAAGGCAGCATGCGAACTCTCTAAATCTATGGAAGCTGTGAAAggccatttacaagcgcagttgcGAAACAAAGAGGCTGAGAACAACCGGCTGACTATACAGATACGG aaTCTGGAGCGCAATGAAGCTCAGCATAAGGCAGAGATGGAACATGCCATGGAACAGATGAAAGAACTAAGGCAGAAGGCAGATCGTGATAAAGAAGCCCTGAAGAAAGCCATCCGTGCACAGAAAGAGCGGGCAGAGCGAAGTGAAGCGTATGCAGAGCAACTGACTGCCCAGCTAGCAGAAAAG GAAAGTTACGTTGCTGATGCGGTGTCTACACTGGAGTCCTGGAGGAGTCGCTACAACAAAGTAGTAAAGGACAAGAGTGACCTTGAACTGGAAATTGTTACGTTGAAcag CCGTGTTGCAGACTTGCTGGAACAGCAGACAACCCTGGAGGACAAGATGCGGGAGGACAGAGAAGCTTTGGTGGATAGATTGCATCAACAGACTACAGAGACCACTTCTTTCAAAATGGAGAATGAAAGGCTAAAG gctaGTGTGGTCCCAATGGAGGAAAAGCTGAACCAAGCACAGATGGAAGTGCAGCAGCTCAAGAGCTCTGTCAGGAACTATGAAGGGTTGATTGAAAGCTACAAGTCACAG GTGTTGAAGACCCGAATGGAAGCAGATGAAGTGGCAGGACAACTGGAGAAGTATGATAAAGAGAACAAGACACTAAAAGATGAAATGAACAAGGAGATTGAACTG GCACGTAAGCAGTTCCAGAGCCAGCTTGCtgaactggaaaagctgcccGAGATCCTAAAGATCACAGAAACACAACTAGCAGAATGTCAGGACCAGCTTCAGAGTTATGAGAAGAAGAACGTGGACCTGTCTGTCATGATCGCAGATCTTCGTCAGCGG GGGATTGAAACAGCTTCAGTCTTGTTTCCAGTCTCCCATGTGCCTCCGGGATTCTGTGCATTTGCTGATCTGTAA
- the PTGES2 gene encoding prostaglandin E synthase 2: MAAAGRAWRVAALLPPWRLRAPRRAYGGAAAAAASVARGGGGGRLLLGAAFALGGGAGLYLAARQRLREHSAAELPSGRLQLTLYQYKTCPFCSKVRAFLDYHGLPYEIVEVNPIMRKEIKFSSYRKVPILLANAGSPLQLNDSSVIISAIKTYLISKRNSLEEIVSFYPPMKTVTEQGKEVFEYGNKYWLMLDEKETKRVYPVKEVRVEEMKWRKWADDWLVHLISPNVYRTPREALASFDYIVREGKFGTVEGFFAKYMGAVAMFFVSKRLKKRHHLQDNVREDLYEAVNEWVKAIGKHRLFMGGNQPNLADLAVYGVLRVMEGLEAFDDMMVHTKIQPWYQRMEEVIKKAEAAV; encoded by the exons ATGGCCGCCGCCGGCAGGGCCTGGCGTGtcgccgcgctgctgccgccCTGGCGGCTGCGGGCCCCGCGCCGAGCCTACGGcggtgctgccgccgccgctgcttctgtggcgaggggcggcggcgggggccgacTGCTGCTGGGCGCTGCCTTCGcgctgggcggcggcgccggccTCTACCTGGCGGCGCGGCAGCGCCTGCGGGAGCACTCGGCCGCTGAG ctgCCTTCAGGGAGGCTCCAGCTCACTCTCTACCAGTATAAAACGTGTCCTTTCTGCAGCAAAGTCCGAGCTTTTCTTGATTATCATGGACTGCCCTATGAAATTGTGGAAGTGAACCCAATAATGAGGAAAGAGATCAAATTCTCTTCCTACAGAAAGGTGCCTATCCTGTTAGCCAATGCTGGAAGCCCTCTG caaTTGAATGACTCGTCAGTGATCATCAGTGCAATAAAAACCTATCTCATTTCCAA GAGGAATAGCTTAGAAGAGATCGTGTCCTTTTATCCTCCTATGAAAACTGTGACTGAGCAAGGCAAGGAGGTATTTGAGTATGGGAATAAGTACTGGCTCATGCTGGATGAGAAGGAGACAAAGCGAGTCTATCCTGTCAAAGAAGTGAGAGT GGAAGAAATGAAGTGGAGAAAATGGGCAGACGATTGGCTTGTTCACCTCATCTCCCCCAATGTTTACCGGACCCCCAGAGAAGCCTTGGCATCTTTTGATTACATTGTCCGTGAGGGGAAGTTTGGCACTGTGGAAGGTTTCTTTGCCAAGTACATGGGGGCTGTTGCCATGTTCTTCGTTAGCAAGAGGCTGAAGAAAAG ACATCACCTTCAAGATAATGTCCGAGAAGACTTGTATGAAGCAGTTAATGAGTGGGTAAAAGCTATTGGCAAACATCGACTCTTCATGGGTGGAAACCAGCCGAACCTTGCTGATTTG GCAGTGTATGGGGTCCTCCGAGTCATGGAAGGGCTGGAAGCCTTTGACGACATGATGGTTCACACCAAGATTCAGCCTTGGTACCAGCGTATGGAAGAAGTCATTAAAAAAGCTGAAGCTGCAGTCtga
- the BBLN gene encoding bublin coiled-coil protein, whose protein sequence is MSGPNGEPHVPVGAEEEEEEDGDSFGEEEYAAINSMLDQINSCLDHLEEKNDYLHACLKELLESNRQTRLEFQQQSEQQNIEADMQGSQPPT, encoded by the exons ATGTCGGGGCCGAACGGGGAGCCGCACGTGCCGGTgggcgccgaggaggaggaggaggaggacggggacAGCTTCGGGGAGGAAG AATATGCAGCAATAAACTCCATGCTGGACCAGATCAACTCCTGCTTGGATCACCTGGAGGAGAAGAATGATTATCTACATGCCTGCTTGAAAGAACTGCTGGAGTCCAACCGCCAGACCCGCCTGGAGTTCCAGCAGCAGAGCGAGCAGCAGAACATTGAAGCTGATATGCAGGGATCACAGCCTCCCACCTAG